Proteins from one Hydrogenivirga caldilitoris genomic window:
- a CDS encoding DsrE family protein — MDRREFFKLGALSLSVPLVTGSVFAQEEKVSLPRLTLDELPKKETEDAVVYHCDFPQENRFHGMLDNVRNHLSAYDFDPFRIKLVLVANGVGVKFFMKTHKGTRWEKEKVDLKRARERLAYLAQFEVEFYICDITIRSLKLKYENFFEFVKIVPSGVASVGRLQTNGFGYIKVL; from the coding sequence ATGGACAGAAGGGAATTTTTTAAGCTTGGAGCTTTAAGCCTATCGGTACCACTGGTAACCGGAAGCGTGTTTGCTCAGGAGGAGAAAGTCTCACTTCCAAGGTTAACCCTTGATGAGCTTCCAAAAAAGGAAACAGAGGACGCCGTCGTATACCACTGTGACTTTCCTCAGGAAAACAGGTTCCACGGAATGCTGGACAATGTGAGAAACCATCTTTCAGCCTACGACTTTGACCCCTTCAGGATAAAGCTCGTCCTCGTTGCGAACGGCGTAGGGGTCAAGTTCTTCATGAAGACCCATAAAGGAACGCGGTGGGAAAAGGAAAAGGTTGACCTGAAGCGTGCCCGTGAAAGATTAGCCTACCTCGCCCAGTTTGAGGTTGAGTTTTATATATGTGACATAACCATAAGGAGTTTAAAACTCAAATATGAGAACTTCTTTGAGTTTGTTAAGATAGTCCCTTCAGGGGTTGCAAGCGTGGGAAGACTCCAAACAAACGGTTTCGGTTACATCAAGGTCCTGTAA
- a CDS encoding antibiotic biosynthesis monooxygenase family protein — translation MALIKEFPPDGVVTINRVILKPDYTVEDLEERDAELCEHVKTFHSIDGFIGGFVLMNAGMISKEGSTVEDKEVSPLKDREALIVTFWTSFEQHEKSHQSPEFQKLFERVLELCENGNEEIAYNMLWQGKAYDPETAQKAIEAKKKFASCESC, via the coding sequence ATGGCACTGATAAAGGAATTTCCCCCGGATGGGGTTGTAACAATAAACAGGGTTATTTTAAAGCCTGATTATACGGTAGAAGACCTTGAAGAAAGGGATGCCGAGCTGTGTGAGCACGTAAAGACCTTCCATTCTATAGATGGTTTCATAGGTGGTTTCGTTCTGATGAACGCAGGTATGATTTCCAAGGAAGGTTCAACGGTTGAAGATAAGGAGGTATCACCCCTCAAAGACAGGGAAGCTCTGATAGTCACCTTTTGGACTTCCTTTGAACAGCACGAGAAATCCCACCAAAGCCCTGAATTCCAGAAGCTTTTTGAGAGGGTCCTTGAGCTATGTGAGAACGGGAACGAAGAGATAGCCTACAACATGCTCTGGCAGGGTAAAGCTTACGACCCTGAGACTGCCCAGAAGGCAATAGAGGCTAAGAAAAAGTTTGCCTCCTGCGAAAGCTGCTGA
- the ribH gene encoding 6,7-dimethyl-8-ribityllumazine synthase translates to MKKYEGELRAEGIRFAIVAARFNHLLVDRLVEGAIDCILRHGGSEDNIELARVPGSWEIPVAVKKFLEREDIDAVIALGVLVRGSTPHFDYIAAEVSKGIANLSIDTGKPVSFGVVTADTLEQAIERAGTKMGNKGWEAALSAIEMANLFKKLG, encoded by the coding sequence ATGAAAAAGTATGAGGGAGAGCTTAGGGCTGAAGGTATAAGGTTTGCTATAGTAGCCGCAAGGTTCAATCACCTACTTGTTGATAGGCTTGTTGAAGGTGCAATAGACTGCATCCTCAGACACGGTGGAAGTGAAGACAACATTGAGTTGGCAAGAGTTCCCGGTTCATGGGAGATACCCGTAGCCGTTAAGAAATTTTTGGAAAGGGAGGATATAGATGCCGTTATAGCTCTGGGTGTTCTTGTAAGGGGAAGCACACCCCACTTTGATTACATCGCCGCTGAGGTCTCAAAGGGTATAGCTAACCTTTCCATAGATACAGGTAAACCCGTCTCCTTCGGGGTGGTCACAGCGGACACTCTTGAGCAGGCGATAGAAAGAGCCGGCACAAAGATGGGTAATAAGGGATGGGAGGCTGCCTTATCTGCCATAGAGATGGCAAACCTCTTCAAGAAACTTGGGTAG
- the nusB gene encoding transcription antitermination factor NusB, which yields MRFRKKARENGLIVLYRWDIRGDSIEKVLEEYLEEKGIKNDEVIDYTKKLLSTVKDRLTQIDSLISEYSEGWSLDRLGYIERNALRLGVAELLYMNPPDPGRAFNDYIDLVKRYADGKAAKFVNGILSGIYKDYKATSSAKRAG from the coding sequence ATGCGTTTCAGAAAAAAGGCAAGAGAGAACGGTCTTATAGTGCTTTACCGATGGGACATAAGGGGGGATTCTATAGAGAAAGTGCTTGAAGAGTACCTGGAAGAAAAGGGTATAAAGAACGATGAGGTTATTGACTACACAAAGAAGTTGCTGTCAACGGTAAAGGATAGACTTACCCAGATAGATTCTCTTATATCTGAATACTCTGAAGGCTGGAGCTTGGATAGGCTTGGTTACATAGAGAGAAACGCCCTGAGGCTTGGCGTTGCAGAACTGCTGTATATGAATCCTCCAGACCCCGGCAGGGCTTTCAACGATTACATAGACCTCGTCAAGAGATATGCAGACGGCAAAGCGGCTAAGTTTGTGAACGGCATACTTTCAGGCATATACAAGGACTACAAAGCTACCTCTTCAGCGAAAAGAGCAGGTTGA
- a CDS encoding DUF2905 domain-containing protein — protein MSDAGKMLVLFGVLMVLLGLLLIFFEKLPFGLGKLPGDIVLKRDNFVFYFPIVTSIILSILLTLLLNLLFSLKR, from the coding sequence ATGTCGGATGCCGGGAAGATGCTCGTTCTTTTCGGGGTTCTGATGGTCCTCTTGGGACTCCTGCTTATCTTCTTTGAGAAGCTACCCTTTGGTCTCGGGAAGTTACCGGGAGATATAGTTTTAAAGCGAGACAACTTCGTATTCTACTTTCCTATAGTTACCTCAATAATATTGAGCATCTTGCTGACTCTTCTTCTCAACCTGCTCTTTTCGCTGAAGAGGTAG
- the murD gene encoding UDP-N-acetylmuramoyl-L-alanine--D-glutamate ligase has protein sequence MKRVLVWGLGKSGQAAVKLLESKGVTVFCGDDARGDRWEELIGEVDTLVLSPGIPPRHPLWREAIRKGIEVIGELELAYRFFEGEVIAITGTDGKSTTTTLTYLMLSRRFPQVYEAGNIGTPLSEIALRNPSATAVVEVSSFQGKTLTTFKPKVGAFLNFYEDHLDWHPSLEDYLKSKQNIFLRQSHEDFFIAGSAQEEVTGTPTYAKKILLEKNVQLAKGVAYFEGEKLFELSDLNLKGEHNFRNALVASIIALLKGVGVDSIRDTLREFKGLPFRMEFVGKWTGVEIYNDSKSTTPNALRAALESFPDDSVILIAGGKDKGADFEPLRELVQRKVKFAFLIGETKELMKAAFGGGSCITLMNSLEDAVNKALEVAKPGDFILFSPGCSSFDMFTSYIERGEVFNRLVRERCKL, from the coding sequence ATGAAAAGGGTTCTGGTATGGGGTCTTGGGAAAAGCGGGCAGGCAGCGGTCAAACTTCTTGAAAGTAAAGGCGTTACGGTATTCTGCGGTGATGATGCCAGAGGGGACAGATGGGAGGAGCTTATAGGTGAGGTTGATACCCTCGTTCTCTCTCCCGGGATACCACCGAGGCATCCACTCTGGAGAGAAGCTATAAGGAAAGGGATAGAGGTAATAGGAGAGCTTGAACTTGCTTACAGATTCTTTGAGGGAGAAGTAATAGCCATAACTGGGACAGACGGGAAATCAACAACTACCACGCTCACCTATCTTATGTTGTCAAGGAGGTTTCCTCAGGTATATGAGGCTGGTAACATAGGCACCCCCCTTTCTGAAATAGCCTTAAGAAACCCTTCAGCCACCGCAGTGGTAGAGGTCTCATCCTTTCAGGGAAAGACGCTTACAACCTTTAAGCCCAAGGTAGGTGCATTCCTGAACTTCTACGAGGACCACCTTGACTGGCATCCGAGTTTAGAAGATTACCTTAAAAGCAAGCAAAATATATTCCTGAGGCAAAGCCATGAAGATTTCTTTATAGCAGGCTCAGCTCAGGAGGAGGTGACAGGCACGCCCACGTACGCAAAAAAAATACTCCTGGAAAAAAACGTTCAGTTAGCTAAGGGAGTAGCTTACTTTGAAGGAGAAAAACTCTTTGAGCTTTCAGACCTGAACCTTAAAGGGGAGCATAATTTTAGAAACGCTCTGGTGGCGTCTATCATAGCCCTTCTGAAAGGTGTAGGCGTTGATAGCATAAGGGATACTTTAAGGGAATTCAAGGGATTGCCTTTCAGGATGGAATTCGTCGGGAAATGGACAGGAGTAGAGATATACAACGATTCCAAGTCAACAACACCCAACGCCCTCAGAGCTGCCCTGGAAAGTTTCCCTGACGATAGTGTAATCCTGATAGCTGGAGGGAAAGATAAGGGGGCTGATTTTGAGCCTTTAAGGGAGCTTGTTCAGAGAAAGGTTAAGTTTGCCTTCCTAATAGGTGAAACTAAAGAGCTCATGAAAGCCGCCTTTGGCGGGGGGTCTTGCATAACCTTGATGAACTCTCTGGAGGATGCGGTAAATAAAGCCCTTGAAGTTGCAAAGCCCGGAGACTTCATCCTCTTTTCACCCGGATGTTCCTCCTTTGATATGTTCACGAGTTACATTGAAAGGGGGGAAGTTTTCAACAGACTGGTAAGGGAGCGTTGTAAACTATGA
- a CDS encoding UDP-glucose dehydrogenase family protein yields MRVTVIGGGYVGLVTGACFSHLGNEVLIVEKVPEKVEKLRRGESPIYEPGLDELLKEGIEGGSLRFTTDIEEGVNFSDVVFICVGTPSLPDGSADLSQVEEVARLTAKSMKSYKLLVEKSTVPVNTHQLVKKTVQRYLGRDIPFDVASNPEFLREGSAVYDFLNPDRIVVGVEGDKAREIMEELYRPLTERGFPLLVTDPATAELIKHASNSFLAMKISFINMVADLCERTGADIELVAEGMGYDKRIGRAFLNAGIGYGGSCFPKDVKAFIKIAEDVGLDFGLLREVEKINSERIGRFIEKVLNALWTLKDKKIAVWGLAFKPNTDDIREAPSLKLIPELLKKGARIRAYDPKAMENFSRVFLPGDDLMYVQDKYEAVKGAEALLILTEWEEFAKADMEKVRELMELPIVVDGRNVFKPNHMRALGFEYYSIGRS; encoded by the coding sequence ATGCGGGTAACGGTAATAGGAGGAGGATACGTAGGTCTTGTCACAGGAGCTTGTTTTTCCCATTTGGGGAATGAGGTTCTAATAGTTGAAAAGGTCCCTGAAAAGGTGGAAAAACTCAGAAGGGGTGAGAGTCCCATATACGAGCCAGGACTTGATGAACTCTTGAAGGAGGGTATTGAGGGAGGAAGTCTTAGGTTTACAACAGATATAGAGGAAGGTGTAAACTTCTCGGACGTTGTCTTCATATGTGTGGGAACACCTTCTTTACCTGATGGTTCTGCTGACCTTTCGCAGGTTGAGGAAGTTGCAAGACTTACCGCCAAAAGCATGAAGTCTTATAAGCTTCTTGTTGAGAAGTCAACGGTTCCGGTCAATACCCACCAGCTTGTAAAGAAGACTGTTCAGAGGTATCTAGGAAGAGATATCCCCTTTGACGTTGCTTCAAATCCGGAATTCCTCAGAGAGGGTTCCGCCGTTTATGATTTTCTTAATCCGGACAGAATAGTGGTTGGTGTTGAAGGTGACAAAGCCAGGGAGATAATGGAAGAACTATACAGACCATTAACCGAGAGGGGTTTCCCTCTTCTGGTCACTGACCCGGCAACGGCTGAGCTTATAAAACACGCCTCCAACTCCTTCCTTGCTATGAAGATATCCTTCATAAATATGGTGGCAGACCTGTGTGAGAGAACCGGAGCGGATATAGAGCTTGTTGCGGAAGGCATGGGCTACGATAAACGAATCGGCAGAGCTTTCCTTAACGCAGGTATAGGCTATGGGGGTTCCTGTTTTCCAAAGGATGTTAAAGCTTTTATCAAGATAGCGGAGGACGTGGGACTTGACTTTGGACTACTCAGGGAGGTTGAAAAGATAAACTCGGAGAGGATAGGAAGGTTCATTGAGAAGGTGCTCAATGCCCTGTGGACCCTGAAGGATAAAAAGATAGCCGTTTGGGGGCTTGCCTTCAAACCCAACACAGACGATATAAGGGAAGCCCCTTCCCTTAAGCTGATTCCTGAGCTTCTAAAGAAGGGAGCAAGGATAAGAGCTTACGACCCTAAGGCTATGGAGAACTTCAGCAGGGTTTTCCTGCCTGGAGATGACCTCATGTACGTCCAGGATAAGTACGAAGCTGTGAAGGGAGCTGAAGCCCTTTTGATACTCACAGAGTGGGAAGAGTTTGCCAAGGCTGACATGGAAAAGGTCAGGGAACTCATGGAGCTTCCAATAGTGGTTGATGGTAGAAACGTATTCAAGCCTAACCACATGAGAGCTCTTGGTTTTGAGTATTACTCTATCGGTAGGAGCTGA
- a CDS encoding tetratricopeptide repeat protein — MREFVDIERETSKDFEKAKELFKEGRIEELKEFLKKLIERDPYYLEPYVFLNEIYEMEGRVKDAEGILEEAYRRAIELISEENKLPDRLEWKYPTNRHLIKALISMGVFYWEVGELEKALKIFKEVYKMNPSDEPGVRFYILAILEGMSFDEFEQVFTKDGEYDYEDLEQWFNKHSSTHEDIFSSYR, encoded by the coding sequence ATGAGAGAATTCGTGGATATAGAGAGGGAAACCTCAAAGGATTTTGAAAAAGCAAAGGAGCTCTTTAAGGAGGGAAGGATAGAAGAGCTCAAAGAATTTCTCAAAAAACTTATAGAAAGAGACCCATACTACCTTGAACCTTATGTATTTCTCAACGAGATATACGAGATGGAAGGAAGGGTAAAGGATGCGGAAGGTATCCTTGAGGAAGCTTACAGAAGAGCTATTGAACTTATATCCGAAGAGAACAAGCTACCTGACAGGCTTGAGTGGAAATATCCTACAAACAGACATCTGATAAAGGCGCTTATAAGCATGGGGGTTTTCTACTGGGAAGTTGGTGAGCTGGAAAAGGCACTGAAGATATTTAAAGAGGTTTACAAGATGAACCCGAGTGATGAACCGGGCGTGAGGTTTTATATACTCGCCATACTTGAGGGGATGAGCTTTGACGAGTTTGAGCAAGTCTTTACAAAGGACGGGGAGTACGATTACGAAGACCTAGAACAGTGGTTTAATAAACACTCTTCTACCCACGAAGACATCTTCAGCTCCTACCGATAG
- a CDS encoding radical SAM protein, with product MRYPSYLNLYESGELRERVEKAKEMLLSCRVCPHNCEVNRLENELGYCKTGRYAVVSSYFPHRGEEFPIRGYRGSGTIFFSYCNMRCVYCQNYEISHFGEGREAKPEELADMMLELQDMGCHNINLVSPSHVVPQILEALLIAVEKGLRIPLVYNTSSFDSLESLKLLDGIVDIYLADLKYLSREFGRKYSKVKDYPKHAKEAIREFYRQVRNLKTDERGIAVSGLIVRHLVLPNDISTTKEVMDFLRSIDPELAVNVMDQYFPFYRAKEYPELARRVSREEYERALEKAHGLTLIND from the coding sequence ATGAGGTATCCCTCCTACCTCAACCTCTACGAAAGCGGAGAGTTAAGGGAAAGGGTTGAGAAGGCTAAGGAGATGCTCCTCTCCTGCCGAGTCTGTCCCCACAACTGCGAGGTGAACAGACTTGAGAACGAGCTTGGATACTGCAAGACGGGAAGGTATGCGGTTGTCTCTTCATACTTTCCCCACAGGGGTGAGGAGTTTCCCATAAGGGGCTACAGGGGCAGCGGAACAATATTCTTCTCCTATTGCAACATGAGGTGTGTTTACTGTCAGAACTATGAAATAAGCCACTTCGGAGAGGGGAGAGAGGCTAAACCTGAAGAGCTCGCCGATATGATGTTGGAACTCCAAGACATGGGATGCCACAATATAAACCTCGTGTCTCCCTCTCACGTGGTGCCCCAGATACTGGAAGCTCTCCTTATAGCGGTGGAGAAGGGTCTTAGGATACCCCTCGTTTACAACACCTCCTCCTTTGATTCCTTGGAGTCCCTCAAACTCTTGGACGGGATAGTGGACATATACCTCGCCGACTTGAAGTATTTAAGCAGAGAGTTCGGAAGGAAGTACTCCAAGGTCAAGGACTACCCAAAACACGCCAAGGAGGCTATAAGGGAATTCTACAGGCAGGTGAGAAACCTGAAGACCGACGAGCGGGGAATAGCTGTCAGTGGACTGATAGTGAGGCACCTCGTTCTACCCAACGATATATCTACAACAAAGGAGGTTATGGACTTTCTGAGAAGTATAGACCCTGAGCTTGCGGTGAACGTGATGGATCAGTACTTCCCCTTCTACAGGGCTAAGGAATATCCTGAGCTTGCAAGGAGAGTGTCAAGGGAAGAATACGAGAGGGCACTTGAAAAAGCTCATGGATTGACCCTAATTAACGATTAA
- a CDS encoding arsenate reductase ArsC: MKIAFICTGNSARSQIAEGFAKYFAKEMGKDIEVYSAGSKPAGYVHRLAVEVMKEVGIDISDQYSKSLEEIPVNELDLVITLCDSAKNECPVVPGAKTEHWGIPDPAGKGLYAFRWVRDEIERRVKELIERL, from the coding sequence ATGAAAATAGCCTTTATATGCACGGGAAACTCGGCGAGGAGCCAGATAGCGGAGGGGTTTGCTAAGTACTTTGCCAAGGAGATGGGAAAAGACATAGAGGTTTACTCGGCAGGCTCCAAACCGGCGGGCTACGTCCACAGGCTTGCCGTAGAGGTCATGAAGGAGGTGGGGATAGACATATCCGACCAGTATTCAAAGAGCCTTGAGGAGATACCCGTTAACGAGCTTGACCTCGTTATAACCCTCTGCGATTCGGCAAAGAACGAGTGTCCTGTGGTGCCGGGAGCCAAGACAGAACACTGGGGCATTCCCGACCCCGCCGGTAAGGGTCTATACGCCTTCAGGTGGGTCAGGGACGAGATAGAGAGGAGGGTGAAGGAGCTCATTGAAAGACTCTGA
- a CDS encoding ArsR/SmtB family transcription factor, whose product MIPLVRDSIFITMELEKLRKFYYALSDEVRLKIISLLSKKGELCVCELQSFFGISQPNLSFHLRVLKEANLVRTQRRGKWVYYRLNEDNELLRANLKFINSLGLEVPEETACELT is encoded by the coding sequence TTGATACCTCTTGTGAGGGACTCTATCTTTATCACAATGGAACTTGAGAAACTAAGGAAATTTTACTACGCCCTTTCCGACGAGGTAAGATTGAAGATAATCTCCTTGCTCTCCAAGAAAGGTGAGCTATGCGTGTGTGAGCTTCAGTCATTCTTCGGCATATCCCAACCCAACCTCTCCTTTCATCTAAGGGTTCTAAAGGAGGCGAACCTCGTAAGGACCCAAAGGAGAGGTAAGTGGGTATATTACAGACTGAACGAGGACAATGAGCTCTTGAGAGCGAACCTGAAGTTCATAAACTCCCTTGGGCTTGAGGTTCCTGAAGAGACCGCCTGCGAGCTTACTTGA
- a CDS encoding thioredoxin family protein codes for MKKVQVISASNCKNCEILYDVVSKIVKAKGIDAEVEKVLDVKEVVKFGVMTTPLLVVDGELKHAGTPLPSPQEIEEMIGG; via the coding sequence ATGAAAAAGGTTCAGGTTATAAGTGCGTCAAACTGCAAGAACTGCGAAATTCTATACGATGTGGTCTCAAAAATCGTGAAGGCTAAGGGGATTGATGCGGAGGTTGAGAAGGTCCTTGACGTAAAAGAGGTTGTGAAGTTCGGTGTTATGACAACTCCCCTGCTCGTTGTGGACGGAGAACTCAAGCACGCCGGGACTCCCCTGCCTTCCCCGCAGGAGATTGAGGAAATGATAGGTGGATAG
- a CDS encoding permease yields MFWIYERLADLIVYNLLNLQQGERLAEALHFFIYDTLKIFTLLFLVIFFMSLVRSYFPLERTRRIISRHKKLALPLSAFLGVLTPFCSCSAVPMFIGFVEAGIPLEATFTFLVASPTVNEMALGLLLSLFGLKVALLYIGLGIAVAVFSGYLIGKANPRSLIEDYVFQVQMGESEVKDISFKERLKLSLESVREIVGKVWIYILIAIGIGSFIHGYVPQDLIEKVAKASGIFGVPLAVVMGIPLYSNAAGVLPVIQPLIDKGVPIGTALAFMMSVTALSLPEFLILKQIMKVKLIAIFAGVVGTSIIVAGYIFNLVL; encoded by the coding sequence ATGTTTTGGATTTACGAAAGGCTCGCCGACCTTATTGTCTACAATCTCCTGAACCTTCAACAGGGTGAGAGGCTTGCGGAGGCTCTTCACTTCTTCATATACGACACCCTGAAGATATTTACCCTCCTCTTCCTCGTGATATTCTTCATGTCCCTTGTAAGGAGCTACTTCCCCCTTGAGAGGACGAGGAGGATAATCTCCCGTCATAAGAAGCTTGCCCTTCCCCTTTCAGCCTTCCTCGGAGTTCTGACGCCCTTCTGCTCCTGCTCAGCCGTCCCCATGTTCATAGGCTTCGTGGAGGCAGGCATACCCTTAGAGGCGACCTTTACCTTCCTGGTGGCTTCCCCGACGGTGAACGAGATGGCTTTGGGACTTTTGCTCTCCCTCTTTGGTCTTAAGGTTGCTCTCCTCTACATAGGTCTGGGTATAGCGGTCGCCGTCTTTTCGGGATACCTGATAGGGAAGGCAAACCCGAGGAGTCTGATAGAGGACTACGTCTTTCAGGTTCAGATGGGTGAGAGCGAGGTAAAGGATATAAGCTTTAAGGAGAGACTCAAACTCTCCCTTGAAAGTGTCAGGGAGATAGTGGGAAAGGTCTGGATATACATACTTATAGCTATAGGGATAGGGAGCTTTATCCACGGATACGTTCCCCAGGACCTGATTGAAAAGGTGGCTAAGGCTTCAGGTATATTCGGAGTTCCTCTGGCGGTGGTCATGGGAATTCCCCTTTACTCCAACGCCGCAGGTGTCCTTCCGGTAATCCAGCCTTTAATAGATAAAGGAGTTCCAATAGGAACAGCCCTCGCCTTCATGATGTCTGTTACCGCCCTCTCCCTGCCAGAGTTCCTGATACTGAAGCAGATAATGAAGGTAAAGCTCATAGCTATATTCGCAGGTGTCGTCGGAACGTCCATAATCGTAGCCGGCTACATCTTCAATCTCGTTCTCTAA
- the yihA gene encoding ribosome biogenesis GTP-binding protein YihA/YsxC, whose amino-acid sequence MKVQFLKSTVREFPPADKPEVVFVGRSNVGKSSLINMVTGRNIARVSKEPGRTRTINYFLLEDSVYLVDVPGYGFARVPKEEQERWKSMMENYFRERKENIKMVFVLIDAVAGVQKLDEQMLEWLQFIGVPFTVVLTKTDKAKQKELSRTLKQVKGYVGETAIVMSSAKEGKGKKEILSRIFS is encoded by the coding sequence ATGAAGGTTCAGTTTCTAAAGTCCACCGTGAGGGAGTTCCCCCCTGCGGACAAACCCGAGGTCGTCTTCGTTGGGCGCTCCAACGTGGGGAAGTCCTCTCTGATAAACATGGTCACGGGAAGGAATATAGCTCGTGTCAGCAAGGAGCCGGGAAGGACGAGGACCATAAACTACTTCCTTCTTGAGGATAGCGTCTATCTCGTGGACGTCCCCGGTTACGGCTTTGCGAGGGTTCCCAAGGAGGAGCAGGAAAGGTGGAAGAGCATGATGGAGAACTACTTCCGGGAGAGGAAGGAGAACATAAAGATGGTTTTCGTCCTGATAGACGCCGTTGCCGGCGTGCAGAAACTTGACGAACAGATGTTAGAGTGGCTCCAATTTATAGGAGTTCCTTTTACCGTGGTTCTTACAAAGACTGACAAGGCTAAGCAGAAGGAGCTCTCAAGAACTCTGAAGCAGGTGAAGGGCTACGTCGGTGAGACCGCAATTGTTATGAGCTCTGCCAAAGAAGGGAAAGGGAAGAAGGAGATACTTAGCAGGATATTCTCCTGA
- the hslV gene encoding ATP-dependent protease subunit HslV: MMEVRSTTILAVRKNGETVIGGDGQVTVGSSVIKHSARKIRRLYKDQVVVGFAGSAADGLALMERLEQKLEEFRGNLLRASVELAKDWRMDKYLRRLEALMLAVDKEHMLLISGNGDIIEPDEPVLGIGSGGDFARSAALALYRNTNMSAEDIVKESLRIASEICVYTNSNIVIEKL, from the coding sequence ATGATGGAAGTTCGCTCAACTACCATTCTGGCTGTAAGGAAAAACGGGGAAACCGTTATAGGTGGCGATGGGCAGGTCACTGTGGGAAGCTCCGTTATAAAGCACTCAGCTCGGAAGATAAGGAGACTATACAAGGACCAGGTTGTCGTGGGTTTTGCAGGAAGTGCTGCCGACGGACTTGCCCTGATGGAGAGACTTGAGCAGAAGCTGGAAGAGTTCAGGGGTAACCTTCTCAGAGCCTCAGTGGAACTTGCAAAGGACTGGAGGATGGACAAGTATCTCAGGAGGCTTGAAGCCCTTATGCTTGCAGTTGACAAAGAGCACATGCTTCTTATATCTGGCAACGGGGACATAATAGAACCGGATGAGCCGGTGTTGGGCATAGGTTCTGGAGGAGACTTCGCGCGTTCAGCAGCCCTGGCTCTTTACAGGAACACCAACATGAGTGCTGAGGATATAGTTAAAGAATCTCTCAGGATAGCCTCCGAGATATGCGTTTACACCAACTCAAACATAGTTATTGAGAAGCTTTAG